TTTTACAATTATGTATATTCTAAATTCTAAAAACATGTGCagatgttattttttatgtattcatcTGTTGCATTGTATATGTAAagtgatttattgattttttatttttttttaatatattttgttagtgcaaaaaaacaaacaaatgaataaaaaaatagtccCAACTTGTTCTACTCATTTCTCTCCTCCTGCAGGACGTGAGTCGTTGGTTTCTCCTAAAGTTCATGCCCAACCTGATGACGGATGCACCGTCGGATGAAATGATCCGTGAGctggaggaggatgaggaggatgaggaggagacgAAGGCACGAGGCAGGGATGCAGTGATGAGGAGACATCTGTCCCTGGCTCAGAGAGAACGAAAGGCGGGATGCCGCAACTTTTTCTGGAAGACTTTTACCTCatgttagaaaataaaaaaaatcattcccCTAAGattgttatttattatgaacatgttttaaaGCATCTGAGCCTGTTTTTCTTATTATTCCTGTATATGTTGTGTTAGCAGCAGgaatataatgtatttacaacatattataacaaaacaaaaacaaggttAGTGGTTCCTAGAAAATGCTTTTCTGTGTCAAGCAACCATGCACACATTTAtaagatgtatttatttattcaccgCGCACATATTTAGCTCGATTCATCTCACAgattgtaatttacacaaactGAACCATTTTttggaacaaacaaaaaaaaaaaaagttgttttcttgTAAAATGGACTTGCATAAATTGTAACTTTATGAACAAAACATTGTGTcaaatgagtttttttattcttcGATTTAAATCGATTTTCCTTTGAATGGCCAATACTGATTGATAAAATCCTGAAAACGATCACttaatgcaggggtgtcaaactcattttaactcAGGGGACAAATACTGAGTAGTTTTAactgaagtgggccacagatttgatgtgagaAAACTAGTAAttccaacattattgtgccctaattTGCacaatatgtaagaaaccaacaatatccaagcaataagtgacagataacagtcccaacaggatcttcactttaaatttacttgattttgtgaccaatttatacTTAATGAAgggaaatgtaatgtaataattgagggaaaattgattttttttcaagaatttaaTTCtatcaactgtttaacattaaaaatgactgcaatcttGTGATATaaacactgggaaaactgtgcacCCCTGCAAATGTTGAGTTTCACTCAcacgattcatgttttctctgtaatttttacctTCTCCTGAGGGCCACATCGGATGCTCCAAACGGCCGGATTTgccccctgggccttgagtttgacacgtatgACTTAAAGCGTATTACATTATAATGCAGTGCTGTGGGTTTaattttttactgtaaacatttatatttttattaatgatGCAAATTACAGTTAGTTTTTACTCTGAGAGTCTCTTTCATATTCAAGTAAAATTCATACTGTGAATGAAATACCGTTAACCAAATTGAATGGTATTCAAATtattttatgacatattttttgACTGCCTGGTCCTTaagttcttgtttttatttattttttttaccaattaaaataataataaatgcacaCATTATCTTGCTGGTTTTAAAAGGAattatgcaatttaaaaaaaagaagaattccACCTGCAGAGATCCACATATGCTGCTGTCATTCATCTGTTTattcacaacaaatcagccTCAAACTGTCGATACAATTGTTCTTAAGCATCAAATCACAGATTTTTAATCCACACACAGTAaagatgacacgtgactgcagttgaaaaaaaaaccagaaaaaaaaacagatattaaAGCATGATTGAAAAGGGTTTTctgggtaaaaataaaaaattgattcatgATACAGAAAATAACCAGGAGGTGAAAATAATTTAGTGTGACTAAAAAATAAGATGACAAACAAAGGCAGTTTCACAGCAGGAAGCACGACTTTCAAATTTCAATGGACGGCAACACGATCGTAAAACTGCAGCTCTAATGTCTCACAGCGTGAAGACTTTAACTacagagtgcaaaaaaaaaaaaaatccatgaatTGATGTAGAATATTCATTCAATAATGTTAAAGTACATCTAAACAACCAAAAGTAGCCGTAAAATGTGTGATTGATGATATAATATGAGCAACTACTGCAGCACAGCTGAAGCTAACGAATACATGCTAAAGTGTTCCAAATctttcacattttttctttaactGTCAGCCTTCCTGTTTAACACTTTCACTGTTTTAGAAGCTTTTTGTTTGACCAAAACAGGATGTTATTCCACCCTGTTTCTCTCTCAGCGACTACATACTTCATTGCACCGTCATGTTCACTGTAACAGTCCAGAAAATCCACCTTAGAAATATCAAAACACACCAAGTGACATTTTGTTTACGGTagagagaaaagaaataaagaaagaaaaaaaagctgagttttaaaaaaactaatattttcattaTGAATCATCCATGACTCATGATTATTGCTACTTCACAGCAACGTACACTGCACTCTGAGCGTTCCACGATCACATGGTGTTGGTTAATGTGTGAGCAAATCACTGTTATTATTGTTCAAATCGTTTCCCCAGCAGTAATTAAGTCATACCTATAGTTGAGCACTACCAGTACCAGAGTGGGAACGTGTGTGGGAGAAGCCTGAGCTGCCTGCAGGTCAGACCAATGTCATACAAACGTGTACCGAGAACACTCTATCTCATCACAGCTCAATTATCCCTTAACCAATACGAGAGTCAGTGTTTTGGGGGAACAGACGTGGTGATGTGTTAGCAGTCAGTAGAGATCTTAGCAGACAGGTCCTGGATGCGTCGGGCGCTGCAGCTCTTACACAGGATGTGTCCGTCCAGTGGGTAACAGCCACGCCCCTCACCTTCAGACGACAGGAGCAGCCCACATTCCTGAGGATAACGAGacgcgcgcacgcgcacacgcacagagAGAACTATGTTGAAACATTCAGAGGAAGAAATTGCACCAAGTTTAAAATTTAACactaaaatcacaaagtgcagCTTATATCTTAACaaggctctacactaacttttccagtggtggcactggtgcgactaactttctcagttggtcgcaccagcacagaatttgggcgtacctttttttttttttttttgagcagggATGGGGGGaatgtacagcatagccatttATGCTGATCAATAGTTGACTTAAATGacgtaccgtagttttgtatgaagtaaagattgacaatgatattattaatgttttagtgacaatattacgcttttctgcaacaagcagtggctgaaataacaggtcatttattttatatcattttaaaagactgaacaaaaaaagtacagaaattgattaaaagttgcaaataagagtggccaaaaatgtacagaaaatgtggtaaaaaaggtttcaaactgtcaatattggaacaattagttaggttggcaaaaataagcatgaaatatggtgaaaataggtgaAAAGTgccaataatgggtcaacatatacaacattaggtggtaaaagtggtagaaagggtttataagtgctgaaaatgtcttgaaagtggaaaaaatgtgcagaaaaggcattggagaagtgtcagaaatgggagtaatgtagcaaaaatgcattaaaaggagcaaaaataaggcaagaaaaagtgatgtggttgcagaaaaagggtaaaaacctGCTCAAACAAAGTGTAACCATCCTGCTGACTCACCTCACAAACATAACAGTGAACATGGAAACTGCGATCCAGAGCAACGATCCTGACCGTCTCCTCTTGTCCTGGTTCAGGCATAATGGGTTCGCTACAAACTGAGCAGCGAGGCGCGTACTTCCTGTTAGCGACACACATCAAACAGCAGAGTTATAGCGTTAGCTTTCATCTGTGAGACGTCCAAGCTGTGCTTGTGTTGTCGTACCTGTGGAAGTCGTCTATGCAGTGAATCTGAGACGTGGCGTCCACGGTGAAGGGGACGCCGTCCAGGCAGCAGTTACAAACCACACAGTTGAAGCAGCGGGGATGGTAGGCTTTACCCATCGCACGCAGGATGCGGTCCAGGATGGGTTTACAGCACTTGGAGCAGCGCTCGAGTGTGCTCTGATgaagtaaacaaaaaacaacagggtgcatcagcaaaaaaaaaactggttaaAAAAACTTGGAGACACGTTCTGGGTTCTCGGCTCACGATGTAGCAGCTCTCGCAGTAGCTCTTCTTGTCGAGGGCGTAGAAAGGTTGTCCACGGAGGCGTGCGTGGCAGGTGATGCACGTGAAACACTCCACGTGGAAAACCTGCTCCATAGCGATGCAGCCACTGCCGTCACCCACTACGTTGTCCCCACAGCGAGCGCAGCGACCTGAGGCAGACGGACAGTCagcaaacataaatatttatttgttttcatatttGCTGACAAAAAAAAGGTAAGACCGCACCGATAGGGCTGCTCGATAATAGAAaaaattgtaatcacaattattttagtcataattgaaatcacgattatttgtcaaccaaaaagtttttatttttttgtacaaaacaatgtaaaatatattctttgaacataaataaaatcattcaaaacactaaaatcaagtatgttcacttttgcaaataaataaaaaggtgcatagtaataattaaaatatgattcaagCATGTTCCCTGTTGTAAACAAATGCAGTGCACGGCAACTGAGCGACTACAGACCTATAAATTACCAGGGAGCTTTAGCattaaaataccaaaaaatgacttcaaggGAACtgaaaattatgataaaatacaaactaaaatatattctttgaacacttaagaataaaaaaaaagcatgtttaCTTTTGTAAACAAATGCAACACTGCATTAGAAGTGTATTAGTTATGAAAAGAAGGGGTAGGACATTTTGAACTCCAAAGCTTTATAGATGTTTTTCCAGGAACATCAGCCTGTTTATGTGATCTGGCTTCAGTGATGCtcgtaaacaactcaaagttgtttttttcatgagtGGCAAGCTTAAGTTTGCTCACTATGTTCCTTTTGCATTTGTGAATAGCAAACatgtataatctttttttttccccgattatgttttttttgtagtcactTAGTGTAATCATCAAAATCGCAATCGAATCccgattaattgcacagccctaCGTACCGAAGTAGTCTTCGGCAGGGGGGTGGTTCATATCATACACCAGCTTCTTGGTGAGGCGGTCCAGCTCCTCCTCAGGCCTTGGTGctgctgccccctgctggagGAAAAACAGTGAGTAGTTACATCCATGAAGAGTTTTTGGTTGTGGAATCAAAGTTTTATCCGATAAAGACACAGTGTAAGCCTCCTGAATCAATAAATCCATCATTTTCTacagaaaaaaagtttgttttcttcaCTTCAAACACTTGAtgttgttggaaaagtttcacgcattgcactgtgggatttggagtcccatACGCTGAtgcatagaaatgtttttaagtcattcttACAGCGATTTCTTATGTTTCCCcctaaaaactctgccaaagtgacttcccaacacatttctgttgttttcacagactgaaagttgCAGGAAAACAGtagtgaggatttttttttctgggtttACAACAAAAGATCAGAATCTGGCCCAAATTGAATGACTCGCGGAGACAGGCAATATCACGAAAaataaactacaacaaaaacagtgtAAAAACACTGCATCAGTCTACGGCAGTGATTCTGAACCTTTTCAGCCCTCAACCCAAAAAATGGGGGAAGAGAGGGTtgggggtaatgtaatttatgaaatatgttgaaaagaggttaaaagtgacaataatgggtcaacatatgtgacattaggtgggaaaagtggtggaaagggtttataagtgctgaacatgtcttgaaagtggaaaaatgtgcagaaaaggcattgaaatttgatggagatgtggcagaaatgggagtaatgtagcaaaaatgcatcaaaaggagcaaaaatatatttgtgcataaTAACAAGAAcgagtgatgaaaataggttaaaataaggcaagtttggtgtagttgcagaaaaaggattaaaaaaaaaaaaaagcaaaaatgggctcaaattgttcacaaaatattCTTAttgtcttgaaggcatctggtgaccccctccctgcgtctcgcgaccccaaggttgagaacccctggtctacgggactccacatcccacaatgcaatgtgccaaacttttctgacaatgttcACAGGAGTGTTTACAGCATAGTGGCAATTTCaatcttttacatctttttttagaGCCAAAGTTCTTCGATGTATTATTGATGAAGCCAACGCTACATTTCAAAACTAGATTTCTCACCTTGTTTGCCTGGTAGACCTGAGTCTGTGCCCCTCCTCCTGGACTCTGATTGTTTTCCATTCCTCTCTTCAACACCGGAGCCTGACTGACTCGCCCTATGGGCCCCGAGCTCCCACATGGGCTCATCTCCTGAACCTGTGAGTTAGACGGCGGGGGGTACCAGCCCTGCGGAGCCGCCTGAGGTCGCGACACATGCTGGCGAGGGGGCGGGGGGGTGTAAGCCTGCTCCGCCTGCCGACCCGTCTGAGAGTATGTGACGGGCTGAGCCGTCTTGACCTGCACACTGAACCGTGGCCCGGTGGGGGTGGAGGCAGTGGTGTAGGAGGCGGGTACGGGCTGGGGGTACGGTTTAGGGGTGGACGTGGGGTAGTAGTCCTGTTgatgagaggaggaggaggaggaggagtatgAGTTTATCTGGTGATCATTGGGGTATGATGGCGCCGGGTGGTACTGGCTCTGTGGGTGGGGGCTGTAGCCTAACGAGGGTCGTGGTGCAGCTGCGTTCTGTTGCGCAGGCTTGTAATGATCCCCTGTAAGGTATTTGTTGTAAGGCACGTTGTCGTAGagctgcaaaaaataaaaataaaataaaaaattgaggaGGGGACATTTTACGCTTCCATCACCTCAGTATGACAACATTACAGGTTCTTGTTTACTTGGGTGCTGGAGTCCTGTGGGTGGGTGTCCAGGTCAGCCAGCATGTTGGTGAGGGAGTCGATGTCCGCATCTATTTTGGAGTGATAGCTCGCTGGTTCCTCAGCACCACGGTGCTACAAATGACCACATGTCACGGCTTTAATCATCCAAAATTATCACATGACGTCAACTCAGTGAAGATGCAAAGATTTCCCTCACCATCCGCTCGTAGCTGTCCACGTGAGGGCTCCACGTGTGCTCTTCTTTGGGACCATGAGCAGCAGAGTAGTAGTGATCCACAGACGGATGGTGAATTTGTCCACCTGTCATCAAGAGTGTGAATAAATGCACAATACCACAGACAAACAACGCTCTACTTTATATCAGGGGTGCCCAATGTGTCCATCACAATCTATCGGTCGTCCGCTGAGACATTTTTTGTCTAGCGCGATCTACTAGTTGATCGTGGAGGCATTTTGCATCAATCGCGAAGGCATTTTGTGTCGATCGTGATCTACCGGTCAAAGTTTGGTTCTGCCATAAGGAAATGCAAAGGCTACATTTTTACtctgtatattttacaaacttaaatatatatatatatatatatatatatatatttttttattgattgtatttgcATTTTGGTTAACACTTTACTCGAAGTTCCATACATGAGGctgacattatctgtcattagcatgaataaggtgtcatgaaggctgtcattaagtgtcatttgctaaattatgacacctttggagctatgtcggcattttttgaattaagtgaagggatctagtggggttagagGTTAGGTTtgtgggttagggtaacaaacggcagccttcatgacaccatattcatgctaatgacaggtgtcatgttacGGTCTCCTCAAGAAAATGTGGCTTGATGAAGGGAGACCactaacatatacaaaaggacacagACAAAAGGGTTCGAGTTTGCAAGTTTTATTGTCAAGAAAACATTAATGaatcaaaacataaatcaacaaacCAAAAAGGCTACAGGCGCCGGCCAAAATAAGGAAAAGAGGGGTTAAGAACCTGGCCAACCGCTCCATGGGCCATCGGACCAGGCCCCACCCTGGCTAAGCTACCTCAGCCGAAACTAACTATTAAACCAAGAAAGAAAACCcggaaaacaggactaccaaCGACTAtagccaaactaaaataacaaagccCAGCAATCTAAACATGCATGAGATAAATGATTGCTACTTAAATAGAAAGAGGTTTCAAACCACTCAACAAAACTACCAACAAGACAAGACAACAACGACGaagcaaacaacaaacaaacctcaCTATGCCTCTgtcctgcagtgtgtgtgtggctcagtgCTCAGCTCTGCTCTGCCATCCTAAATAAGCTCCCTCACCCTGATTGCCAACAGCAATCAGGTGTGCTACAGCCACTCAGAAAGGGGAAGGAGGGAGACCGGCGATAGAGAAAACACGTAACAATAATGacaacgtaatgtcagcctGATGTATAAAACTTCTAAAAAGTGTTACCcatttttgaaataaatttcaatccaactcagtttttaagtgttacGGCTTCaatgttattattgtattttcttattatacaaaaattgaatgaatataaaataactgtaatagtctaaacattaaaatcatattaTTTACAATGATAACCCACCCAACACAGTAGATTGCGAAGGGCTGTCCATTGTAGAAGTAGCTCGCAAGCAGAAAAAGGTTGGGCACCCCTGCTCTATATTTATTGGTATTTGGTGTAAACTGGTCTTACCTGTGGGTCCTGTGGCCATGTACCTATTGTTCATCCCTCTGGCTCCAccgccaccaccaccaccaccacctcctcctccattCTGATCATATGAACCATATTGGGGTCGGTAGTCTGACGTGCCCTTCTTGTTTGGTACCCGGTAAATGACTGCGTTGGATGAGTAAGACATCTTGGGGTCGGCTCGCTCTGGGCTGTCCACTGTTCTTGGAGGTAGCCAGGTGGGACCGGACATGGCGGATTACTGCGGTCAAACCACATTAAAACAGCCCACGTCAACTATGTACTTTATATAATAACTCTCACTTATAATAAAGTTGCTgtatttgcacacacacacacacacacacacacacacacacacacacacacacacacacacacacacacacacacacacacacacacacacacacacacacacacacacacacacacacacacacacacacacacacacacacacacacacaacacacacacacacacacacacacacaaaacaatggttGTGAAGCAGGAAAAAAGCAGCCATCGAACAGACCGGGGGATTTCCAGCAGAACCCGTATACATGCGCTGAAAAACGTGACCAAGCGCGTTTGTGTGGTTTGAGACACACAAACAGTCATGGAAACCTTCTccagcacacactcacacaaacaggtgtgtgtgtgctgataaGTACCCGTCTAATGCCACAatagttattgttttgttttgtttacacaTCAGTATtaattttttccaaatgaaACTGAGACGAAAACAAGGCAGGAAGTGTTGTGTCATGATATGTATCCGGATACACACGAGCACCTGGCTATAACAACAACCTATTATGTGTTCTCAGTGGGATACACAACAAAACCCGGGAGTACAGCTGGACTGATAAAGTGCTGAGTTGAAGTGAAGGAACTTTGTTATTGCATTTGTTATATAAGTACAAAAGGAGGTGATGAAATTAGCATTTTATTGTGAATGAATTTGTGAAAATTGGCTTTGATATGAAATGATAAAGGAGACTTAAGAaagggtttatttttttctttttatatttaatttagaATTTCAAATTGGacagatttatttgttttttctatgTTTAGTTCATAtaggaatttaaaaataaaggtatattaaaaaaaaaaaaaacatggcacaCAGGCTAAAAAGGCTTAAAGGACAGTCTCAGTTAATACATCACAGTTTACAGGTCATTTTTCATACTGTGGATTCAAAAGGTTGAATGCACTTTTAAAGACCTTTTAATGCAACTTGAAAATAATTCTAAGACAAATTTCACCATAAATGATCGATGTATTTTATACATCAACagatacatatactgtacatctataGCTTTGTTAGTAATATTCCACAGATTATAGTAAACTCATTTATATTAACCACTGGCCcatattttgcttattttcataCAAGGTGTAGCTACCACATATTATTACgaactgagaaaataaactGCATAAATAGTGCTATGATTAAAACATGTGTAATTGTACAATAATACCATGCAAGCAAAATACGTTAGATAATTTTGCAGTTATAGATTATGAAGCATTACACACATGCCACAGAAAATGTTAtattatcttcttttttttaacctctcgTATaactgattaaataaatatgcaGATTTTTCATGATGattataaacattttattttgtattctgtAGACTGGCATCAAACCTGGAGTCTCTAAAAAGGGCTAGAACAGCAAAAGtggaccaaaaataaataaataaataaataaatacttaatgtctctcatatgttgtacttgtcttttattttgaaagaaacttttctttttacaggcacatgaaaatatatagatcaatgttttaaaaaaaaaaacattatatactgtatgtgtgttttcaacagctatttttaaaaaactaaatttgctTGGTTGAAAAGTGGGTCAAGATTTAATGACAGTGACGGCAACTCAACACGACCCTCACAGATCAAATTAAATCCAAGTATTGTCAGAAAGGAGGAATTAAAAATCCTACTCAGACTGATTGGATGTGGGTCGTCATAAATCCTGGATAGTAAGCGGATTACGATGATGAATGTTGTAACCCGATGAAGACCTCAAAAcatttcatttgtgtttgtttgtttataacCTTGTTTATGCTTAGTTGCTATGTTACCATCCCACCAATAAGATTTGAGTATTAGTGTCAGATACCGACCATCTTCACTTGAAGTAATCCTGTAACTTGTATTCCACCACCATTAAAAGCAAACAGCGgcatcttatttatttattcatttaagttagagaaaatatttaaaagccATATAACTTCTTATAACAAAcctgatttggttttaaagttattaactggtgtgaaaatgtcaAATTTGGTGACAGCCACATCCATCAAGTATTCGGGAATACGCCAAAAAGCCGTCTGGTTTTggaaaatttcaaaataaaaccctaCACTTAACGCTACAATTTGACACAAACTCACAAATTCAGAATTCAGCCATGTCTATTTTTAGCATACATATACAGTTAGTGTTAACACTTGTAATAGATATTAGGCGATGATTAAACGTGATTGTGTGGTGTTGGATAAATTAgcggctcttgttttgaagttgaaGGGGTTTGGTTCTCTGGAGTTTGATAGAATGCAGCAATTTATGTTGGTTAATATGAATAAACAaggcaaaacaataaaacacaacatagcGAAAACTACATTTCAGGCATGTTACCTCAAAGTTGTATCAGTATTTACGAAATAATAAGAGTTTTCCTACCTTTAAACAGCACCGTTACAGCAGTTCccctttttctcttctttcagtCGCATCTGCAAATCAACACGCAATGTCAGCAGAATAAAGAATATAAGCgtacaataaaaaaagatttaaaaaaaaaaaaaaaaacaacacatctttttgttgttgttgcattaATATTCCTTCTAAATGAGACGGGAAAAAATCCCAGTTTGCGGTCCAAATCATTCCCCACACGTCACCCGAGCCGAGCATTGAGCCGTAATGGAGGCCAATAATCGACAGTTAACTTTAACACGAgctttgtttacttgtttaccACTATGTTGTGAACTCGTGCCTGTTCCTCCGGGGGCTCAACTTCCTCACAAGCTGACGAGAAAACCCATAAAAAAAACACGACAAAACGGGGACACCTACCGCCGGAGAGCGAGCCACGCAGTACCCGACCTGCACCGCGGAGTAACGGCGCAGGGCTCGGTGAAAGTTCCCcggtcctcctcctcctggcttCAGCCTCGTTCGCCTACTTTGAGCCGTTGGTGCGGTGAGGCCTTCAGCCACGAGCCGCCGCATTCCGCCCCGGTGACGTAGCTCCGGGCGTGCGCGTGCACGTGAGAGATGGAAACACAGGGGCGCGCGCTGCGaccactattattattattattattatcattattattattattattattattattattattattattaccccaACAGAGAGATAAtcttttaataatatatatttgtttgtctgttttaacCAAATTGATAGACCTGACATAGGCAACTTTTGGCCGggggaccacatgtggcccttgatctaattttgtgcggcccctaaaacaaatccccaaaaattgtatttcaagttggaaggaatatgaagaactagaacacaaaaaataaaacacacaaaatgacaaaaaactgacaaaacaacaaagacaaaaatatatatatatatatattattttttctccctgtattaatgctcagatcaatcttatttctaatgctgacataaatgttgataaatcTATGTGGACCCCCTGTGATAGTGTTGCCAAGCACTGATATATACCTTAGGcaagagtttttcaaccttggggtcatgaccccatttgaggtcgcctggaatttaaatggggtcacctaaaatgtctattaattgattaaaacaaaatattacaaGGACTGGGCAATATATTAAGATTCAAGATGAatcaatttttctattttggaaATAATGAAAATTCCATTATCACCTatatcattatatttttattttattgcttattttgtaataaaattcTCGCTTTAGATGGAGttgctttcgctacttctcagaacagcatgacaagctcagttagatgatcacgAGTGACCTTCTCAATTCTATATTtatctacatatacatataaactaatgataaatattaaaattacaattttttgcgAAATGCAAAAACAGAGAATGACCATTGCCtgactaaaataaaaaaccaaatcatgtcatcatcatgacattcttcaaaAACATATTGTTatctgtgcatgaactttgAATAAGAAGTTTGTTCAAACATCAAACGAGAACATTCTACACCAGACATGATCAACTGGTAGCCCGGGAGCCACATGGGGCCCCTGGTCTGATTTGTGCAGCCCTCAACAGAAAGCTAAATGTAcaataaaactcacaaaatgagaggaagaatatacaaaatgataccaTGAACAGACAAATTaccacaaatataaaaaaaacaaaaacaaaaacgcaATTAAAAACTACAGTATTGCTTACAGATTCCTTACATCCTGAATGCTAGCATAAATTcccataatgtggccctcaaatTAGATGGTCACATTTTTGtcgcccccactgtgataaaagttgcccatatCTGGTCTACACCAtccagatttaagatatggacCATTGGACATGTACTTTTTCAACCATATATACCATTTTCTGGCAGCAATTGAAACCTTTGGACATTGGCATTgtaataaaactacacaaaatacatCTGAAATCAATATAATATTGATATTATATTTGATATCAGcctatgttgttgttttccacTAGCAGCAGTCAACATGAGGTCTTGCTGTTCATGAAATTTGGGTCAACTGTCCCTCTCTTGTCACCCTCACCCACCTTTCTTTTCCCTCCAGCTTCCCCCATC
This window of the Gouania willdenowi chromosome 18, fGouWil2.1, whole genome shotgun sequence genome carries:
- the trip6 gene encoding thyroid receptor-interacting protein 6 isoform X1, producing the protein MSGPTWLPPRTVDSPERADPKMSYSSNAVIYRVPNKKGTSDYRPQYGSYDQNGGGGGGGGGGGGARGMNNRYMATGPTGGQIHHPSVDHYYSAAHGPKEEHTWSPHVDSYERMHRGAEEPASYHSKIDADIDSLTNMLADLDTHPQDSSTQLYDNVPYNKYLTGDHYKPAQQNAAAPRPSLGYSPHPQSQYHPAPSYPNDHQINSYSSSSSSSHQQDYYPTSTPKPYPQPVPASYTTASTPTGPRFSVQVKTAQPVTYSQTGRQAEQAYTPPPPRQHVSRPQAAPQGWYPPPSNSQVQEMSPCGSSGPIGRVSQAPVLKRGMENNQSPGGGAQTQVYQANKQGAAAPRPEEELDRLTKKLVYDMNHPPAEDYFGRCARCGDNVVGDGSGCIAMEQVFHVECFTCITCHARLRGQPFYALDKKSYCESCYISTLERCSKCCKPILDRILRAMGKAYHPRCFNCVVCNCCLDGVPFTVDATSQIHCIDDFHRKYAPRCSVCSEPIMPEPGQEETVRIVALDRSFHVHCYVCEECGLLLSSEGEGRGCYPLDGHILCKSCSARRIQDLSAKISTDC
- the trip6 gene encoding thyroid receptor-interacting protein 6 isoform X2, whose translation is MSGPTWLPPRTVDSPERADPKMSYSSNAVIYRVPNKKGTSDYRPQYGSYDQNGGGGGGGGGGGGARGMNNRYMATGPTGGQIHHPSVDHYYSAAHGPKEEHTWSPHVDSYERMHRGAEEPASYHSKIDADIDSLTNMLADLDTHPQDSSTQLYDNVPYNKYLTGDHYKPAQQNAAAPRPSLGYSPHPQSQYHPAPSYPNDHQINSYSSSSSSSHQQDYYPTSTPKPYPQPVPASYTTASTPTGPRFSVQVKTAQPVTYSQTGRQAEQAYTPPPPRQHVSRPQAAPQGWYPPPSNSQVQEMSPCGSSGPIGRVSQAPVLKRGMENNQSPGGGAQTQVYQANKGAAAPRPEEELDRLTKKLVYDMNHPPAEDYFGRCARCGDNVVGDGSGCIAMEQVFHVECFTCITCHARLRGQPFYALDKKSYCESCYISTLERCSKCCKPILDRILRAMGKAYHPRCFNCVVCNCCLDGVPFTVDATSQIHCIDDFHRKYAPRCSVCSEPIMPEPGQEETVRIVALDRSFHVHCYVCEECGLLLSSEGEGRGCYPLDGHILCKSCSARRIQDLSAKISTDC